The genome window ATAAAGAATCTTAATACATGATAATATCCGGTAGGCTTTGTTTGGTTACGTATTTGTAACAATACATATGTATTaagaccttgttcggttattcccaatacacatggattggatgggattggaaaaaattaagaagaagtttgacttgtttgggattcaaacccatccaatcccactcaatccacatggattgagagctaaccgaacaagccctaaggtcttgttcggttattcccaaaacacatggattggatgggattggaaaaaaatgAGAAGAGATTtaacttgtttgggattcaaacccatccaatcccactcaatccatatggattgagacctaaccgaacaagccctaaggtgGATTGGGGTGTAAGTTAAATCCACCTCAATCTATGTGTATTGAGGTaatactagagtatccaaacaaAGCCGTGAGGGCCTCATGGGCTGGAACAAAAGAGTCTGCAATCCATGAATCACCTGCAGAGCGGCACAATTTCGGGCTCAATGTCGCGAGACCAGAGAGACCACTCCATCTGCACCGCGGTGATCGGGTGCACAGCATGTGCACGCCTGATGGTGTCCGGGCTCGCCTCTGACAATCCGATGTACTTGACCTTACCCTCCTCCACCAGCTTCTTGAGCTCGCCAATCTGCGATAATTTCGAACAAAGATTTCACATGAGCAAACACACCAACAACGCCGACTGCTTTAAGGCAGACCGAATGTGCAGGCAGGCTCCAGAGACCGTCTCCTCGATGGGAGTTGTGGTGTCAATGCGGTGCTGGTAGTAGAGGTCGATGCAGTCGATGCCGAGGCGGCGCAGGCTGGCCTCGCAGCAGGCGCGAACGTACTCCGGCCGGCCGCACACGGTCCGCGTGCCGCTCTCGTCATGCCGTATCCCGAACTTGGTGGCCACCTGCACCTGCTCCCGCGGCAGCTGCTTCAGCGCCTGCAACGCACACAGACAGGCAGCAATGTCTTCCGCGGGTCAGTAAACCTCGCTCACACAGGCTCTGGTTAAGGAAAGCGCGAACGAACCTTGCCGAGGAGGATTTCGTTGGTGAGGGGCCCGTATACGTCGGAGGTGTCGAACAAGGTGACTCCGCGGCTGAAAGCGTGCGCGATGACGGCGATGCCGGCCTCGTCGTCCAGCGGGGAGTTGTACGCGCCCGTCAGCCCCATGCACCCGAACCCCAGCTTGGACACCTACATGGATGGAAATTGGAATCAATCGGCCGAGTCGATTCAATCAAAGCACCGGGCGACCGGACAACGACAGAGCGGAGGCACGGCCGCCGCAACAAGATAATTCGGGGAGAGGCGAACGTTGGGAGATAAAAGAGACCTCGAATCCCTGGATGCCGAGCTTGACGCGGGGAGGAACCGGACGTGCTTGGGTATCCATGGTCGCTGCTCGCCTGTGAAGTGTGAACTGAACTGCGAACGATGGATTGAAAAGTTTGGTTCTAGTCGGACGAGTAGTCGTGTCGGGCAAGACGTTTCTGCTAGAGATTGGAGGGCTATCATGAAATTATAAacaatactccctccgttccttAATATATGTCGTCCGTTAGTACAAATTTGAACTACtaggcgacaaataaaaagaaacggaggtagTACCAAACTATCTATACCCGGTGTTGCACTCGAGCTGACATCCTCCACAGTCATAACTGTCGATGAGATGCAGATGTTGTGGCTGAAGCGGAAGCCGACGAGGTTGCCCAAGCAAGACGGTAGCCCTTTGTGTCGATATCGAAGACGGTAGCCCTCTGTGTCGATATCGAAGTAACCAAGCGCGAGGACGAGTAGTCGGGTCGAGTTGCTGTGCGTCAAGTAGATGTGGTCGATGTAGCGTCGATGATGCCAAAGACAACAAGGGTATGCAGGAAGGCCCACAACGCGCTAAGAGGCGTCAGGGTGATGGTGGTGTAGGAGGACACCATAGATGAAGACGGTGATGCAGTAGAGGCAGTCGTAAAAGTAGTCGATGCCGAGGATGATGCTGTCAAACTGCCGTGGACGATACGTGCTCCAGGTTTGCCACGCCTGGAAACGCGTCGTAGATGAATGCATGTGTCGGTGTTGCCAGTACCGCACGTACTAGGTAGAAGGCCCGAACGGCCGAACCAAGTGTCAGTGTCTGAAGGGACCAGCAGAGAAGACCTCCATGACGGTTGTAGTGCGGTATGGCGGGAGTGTCGTCGCAGCTCACAGTTGTCAGAGCTGAGTAGACGAAATAGTCGAGGATGAGACAGCGACGCTGGCAACAAGGATGTGCTGGACAAAGGCGAAGAGGTAGGCGTGGCGATGACACACAAGAGGAAGAGACTCGACATCACCAGTGGAGCGCGACGACGGTACTTGTCGATGAAGAACTCGAGGATGAACGTGTTGCAGACTAGCGGCAGGTATTACTATGCAACTCGCAGATGTCAAACAGCTCGCAGACCGTGCACAAGAGACACGCACCGATGGAGTCGACGGTGTTAGATGCAACGACGAGGATGACGATAGATGGCGATGCTGCTGCCTGAGGAGGCGACGCAGCGATGGCCCTCTTGCTTGGCGAAGTATCGCGCGATGGACGACAAACATCTCGGGAGGGTGGTTCGCCCACGACCGATTGATCAGGCCAACAACGTGCGAGGAGGAGACAATGATGGTGATATCGATGGTGGAGCCTTCTGATCGGTGGATGCAACGACAAGCCGACATAGAGGGAAGTGCAGACGAAGAGGCATGACACATGCAAGCATTCTGGTTATGCCGCAGGCCACGCCAGCTGCACCGTCAAAGAATATGGGGAAGCTAGTGTTGTTGAAGCCGATGTCGAGGACACGTGAGCCGACTGGCGGTGGGCATCGCAAACCCGATCTCTGATCAGGAAAAAAAGGAATTGATACACATCAGCAACATATTTGGGGACATCACCGAAGTATCGATAGCCAGTCCACCAATCCTCTATTGCCCTAGCATAGAGAATCAAGTCATGGAGAAAGATAACAGAGCCGGTGACCCGTCTCCATCCTCCTCTCGTCGTTCTCTAGAGcaggtgtaaggaaaatggaccccgggccatttggctaaatgattttggtgtttgatgatcaacataatcttgtggactaatgtgttttctagtgtttgtgtttgtagttcacaggatgcgaagagaattggactaaGACTCTGAGgaggcaacacctcaaaagaagacctagAAGATCCGTAGAAGTCCAAGACTAAAGATTGAAAGAAGCCCAAGGAAACAACAAAGAAATCCAAGAAGTGGGCAGTCAGCCAAcgctctggtggcgcaccggactgtccgatgtgtgatcggacagtctgcgcagagagcccGCAACCAAGGG of Zea mays cultivar B73 chromosome 8, Zm-B73-REFERENCE-NAM-5.0, whole genome shotgun sequence contains these proteins:
- the LOC100283595 gene encoding Probable aldo-keto reductase 1, which codes for MDTQARPVPPRVKLGIQGFEVSKLGFGCMGLTGAYNSPLDDEAGIAVIAHAFSRGVTLFDTSDVYGPLTNEILLGKALKQLPREQVQVATKFGIRHDESGTRTVCGRPEYVRACCEASLRRLGIDCIDLYYQHRIDTTTPIEETIGELKKLVEEGKVKYIGLSEASPDTIRRAHAVHPITAVQMEWSLWSRDIEPEIVPLCRELGIGIVPYSPLGRGFFGGRGVKEQVSAESNLHGIPRFAPENLEKNKQIYLRMEELANKHQCSPAQLALAWVLHQGDDVVPIPGTTKIKNLDSNIDSLKVKLTDEDLKEMGSQIREEDVAGGRQFTSFAHTTWKYADTPKKQS